The proteins below are encoded in one region of Hordeum vulgare subsp. vulgare chromosome 3H, MorexV3_pseudomolecules_assembly, whole genome shotgun sequence:
- the LOC123440158 gene encoding transcription factor MTB2-like: MSWSDTDAALFAAVLGQDAAHHLATTPPHLDGPASSSPELQARLCDLVERGGAWTYGIYWQESRGGRPVLGWGDGHCRDGPAEDAGAATDRSLARKRALLRLHALYGGGDEDGADYALRLDRVTGAEMYFLASMYFSFPGDAGGPGRALTSGHHAWAAVDPHLPGSAPGWYVRASLAQSAGLRTVVFLPCKGGVLELGSVVAMRENPEVLRAIQSAFHVEADHMRIFGQDVSRSPPMPPVQVQPTGCDATWALRLGGQAMVARPAKKEVVVVKPKPQEPPKTISFSNAVDAQKQAGGDERRPRKRGRKPANGREEPLNHVEAERQRREKLNQRFYALRAVVPKISKMDKASLLSDAIAYIQELEGRLRGGAARPEASPSVEVKTMQDEVVLRVSTPLDAHPISGAFNAVRDSQLSLSVVASDMAVADDTVTHTLVVRSAGPDRLTAEAVLAAISRGMMMSATPSP, encoded by the coding sequence ATGTCGTGGTCTGACACGGACGCGGCGCTCTTCGCGGCCGTCCTGGGGCAGGACGCCGCGCACCACCTGGCCACCACGCCGCCGCACCTCGACGGTCCGGCCTCGTCGTCGCCCGAGCTGCAGGCGCGCCTGTGCGACCTCGTCGAGCGGGGAGGGGCCTGGACCTACGGCATCTACTGGCAGGAGTCCCGCGGCGGCCGCCCCGTGCTCGGCTGGGGCGACGGGCACTGCCGCGACGGCCCGGCCGAGGATGCCGGGGCCGCCACGGACAGGAGCCTGGCGCGTAAGCGCGCGCTGCTGCGGCTGCACGCGCTGTATGGCGGCGGGGACGAGGACGGCGCCGACTACGCGCTCCGCCTCGACCGGGTCACCGGCGCCGAGATGTACTTCCTGGCGTCCATGTACTTCTCGTTCCCAGGGGACGCCGGCGGGCCGGGTCGCGCGCTCACCTCCGGCCACCACGCCTGGGCCGCCGTCGATCCTCACCTTCCCGGCTCTGCGCCCGGGTGGTACGTCCGTGCGTCCCTCGCCCAGTCCGCCGGCCTACgcaccgtcgtcttcctcccgtgCAAGGGCGGCGTCCTCGAGCTCGGTTCCGTCGTGGCCATGCGCGAGAACCCCGAGGTCCTGCGCGCCATCCAATCCGCCTTCCACGTCGAGGCCGATCACATGAGGATCTTCGGGCAGGATGTCTCCCGCAGCCCCCCAATGCCGCCGGTGCAAGTGCAACCCACGGGGTGCGATGCCACTTGGGCGCTGCGGCTCGGCGGGCAAGCCATGGTGGCGCGCCCGGCCaagaaggaggtggtggtggtcaaACCGAAACCCCAGGAGCCTCCCAAGACGATAAGCTTCAGCAACGCCGTCGACGCGCAGAAGCAGGCGGGCGGCGACGAGCGGAGGCCGCGGAAGCGGGGGCGCAAGCCGGCGAACGGGCGGGAGGAGCCCCTGAACCACGTGGAGGCGGAGCGGCAGCGGCGGGAGAAGCTGAACCAGCGGTTCTACGCGCTGCGCGCGGTGGTGCCCAAGATCTCCAAGATGGACAAGGCGTCGCTGCTGAGCGACGCCATCGCCTACATCCAGGAGCTGGAGGGGCGGCTGaggggcggcgcggcgcggccggAGGCGAGCCCGTCCGTGGAGGTGAAGACAATGCAGGACGAGGTGGTGCTGCGCGTGAGCACGCCCCTGGACGCGCACCCCATCTCCGGGGCGTTCAACGCCGTGCGGGACTCCCAGCTGAGCCTGAGCGTGGTGGCGTCGGACATGGCGGTGGCGGACGACACCGTCACGCACACGCTGGTGGTGCGGTCGGCGGGACCCGACCGGCTCACGGCCGAGGCCGTGCTCGCCGCGATTTCCCGTGGGATGATGAtgagcgccaccccctccccgtga